The following proteins are co-located in the Apium graveolens cultivar Ventura chromosome 5, ASM990537v1, whole genome shotgun sequence genome:
- the LOC141659474 gene encoding leucine-rich repeat receptor protein kinase MSP1-like encodes CTLSPLHIPFPSVVANFSSLKHLNLSGCGLAGSVPPDIWNLKNLETMDLSANNLVGTLPPTLSFLQNLRQLVLDENSFSGPLPSTVGHLRELFELSVHANAFSGELPKELGYLKNLESLDLAFNHFSGEIPSTFSNLTSILYVDLSHNKLTGAIFPEIGNLSMLRVIDLSWNPLTGSLPSTIGNLKDLEVLTLQNCRFTGNIPEEMSKLTALATLDIVQNNFEGELPSSFGKLGNLTYLLAMNAGLSGSIPGTLGNCKKLSILDLSFNLLSGPLPDDLAKLESLNSLVLESNHLSGTLPEWLFKLKRVGLLMLSKNNFYGPLPALDMPSLMLLDVSSNQLSGELPEGICQASSLTSLRLSDNNFNGNIDNTFRDCLGLTDLVLSGNKLSGSMPAYFGELQLVTLELSKNQFSGTVPNLLWESKTLMELSLSNNMFEGQIPAEVSKVSTLQRLQLDNNLFEGSIPSSIGQLKNLTNLSLNGNKLTGDVPLELFECREIVSLDLGSNQLTGSIPKAISQLKMLDNLVLSNNALSGQIPQEICSGFQKVPLPDSEYVQHYGMLDLSNNELYGPIPSSIKQCIIVRELLLQGNKLNGSIPCEIAELTNLTLLDLSYNFLKEPTAPSFFSMRNIQGLTLSHNQLSGQIPDDIGSLMPSLAKVDLAGNQLTGSLPSSLFNIKSLTYLDVSTNSFSGPISFSLKTTSSLVVLNASNNNFSGTFGDSVCNLTTLSILDIHNNAFTGSFPSLLSSLDAMTYLDFSNNKFHDPFPCSICNIEGLAFSNFSGNSFSSQVPETCKQTTLCTSYQASPPSGHKYSPPLLNHASILAIILSASCIFIVLLFALVLWRMLRHEALTLDCGKGTLESESMDVLLGKRRKEPLSINIATFEQSLVRVNPSDILAATENFSKTNIIGDGGFGTVYKAFLPEGQIIAVKRLNGNHFHGDREFLAEMETIGKVNHENLVPLLGYCVCADDRFLIYEYMENGSVDVWLRNQADEVDLLDWPTRFKISLGSAKGIAFLHHGFVPHIIHRDIKASNILLDSKFEPRVSDFGLARIISACETHVSTMLAGTLGYIPPEYGQTMVASTRGDVYSFGVVMMELVTGRAPTGQADIEGGNLVGWVRRMVATGRQCEVLDPYVSNSTMWKDQMLHVLRIARSCTHEDPFKRPTMPEVVTMLEEIKKTGAYDD; translated from the coding sequence TGTACATTGTCACCCTTACATATTCCATTTCCAAGTGTTGTTGCGAATTTTAGTTCCCTGAAACACCTCAATTTAAGTGGCTGCGGTTTGGCTGGAAGTGTTCCTCCGGATATTTGGAATTTAAAGAATTTGGAGACGATGGACTTGAGCGCAAACAATCTGGTTGGGACACTGCCTCCAACTCTCTCTTTCCTGCAAAATTTGAGACAGCTTGTGCTTGATGAGAATAGTTTTTCTGGCCCTTTACCGTCAACAGTTGGTCACCTTAGAGAGCTTTTTGAATTGTCTGTGCATGCAAACGCTTTTTCTGGAGAACTTCCTAAGGAGCTTGGGTATTTAAAGAATTTGGAGTCTCTGGACCTCGCTTTTAATCACTTCTCGGGGGAAATTCCTTCTACTTTCAGCAACCTTACAAGTATTTTGTATGTGGATTTGAGTCATAACAAATTAACAGGAGCAATATTCCCTGAAATTGGAAACTTGTCGATGCTTAGAGTAATTGATCTCTCGTGGAATCCACTAACAGGATCCTTGCCGTCAACAATTGGTAATTTGAAAGACCTAGAAGTGCTTACTTTACAAAACTGCAGATTCACAGGAAACATTCCCGAGGAAATGTCTAAATTGACAGCCTTGGCTACACTAGACATAGTCCAGAATAATTTTGAGGGAGAACTACCTTCAAGCTTTGGCAAGCTTGGAAATCTTACTTATCTTCTAGCCATGAATGCTGGATTGAGTGGATCTATTCCAGGAACATTAGGGAACTGCAAGAAACTAAGTATCCTGGACTTATCTTTCAATTTATTATCTGGTCCTTTGCCTGATGATCTTGCAAAGCTAGAATCACTCAACTCACTTGTTCTCGAGTCAAATCACCTGTCTGGTACATTACCCGAGTGGCTTTTCAAGTTGAAGCGTGTAGGTTTGTTAATGTTATCAAAAAACAACTTTTATGGACCTTTACCAGCACTTGATATGCCATCTCTAATGCTTCTTGATGTCAGTTCTAATCAGCTTTCTGGTGAGTTGCCTGAAGGAATTTGTCAAGCCAGTTCACTGACCTCTTTACGATTGTCTGACAACAATTTCAATGGTAACATAGACAACACTTTCCGGGATTGCTTAGGTCTCACAGACTTGGTGTTGTCTGGAAACAAATTGAGTGGTTCCATGCCTGCATATTTTGGGGAGCTTCAACTGGTTACGCTGGAACTTTCCAAAAATCAGTTCTCTGGAACTGTACCTAATCTTCTTTGGGAATCCAAAACACTAATGGAGCTGTCACTAAGCAACAATATGTTTGAAGGTCAGATACCAGCTGAAGTATCTAAAGTTTCTACCCTACAAAGGCTTCAACTCGATAATAATCTCTTTGAAGGAAGCATTCCAAGTTCCATTGGCCAACTCAAAAACTTAACTAATTTATCACTAAATGGTAACAAGTTGACAGGAGATGTACCATTAGAGCTTTTTGAGTGCAGGGAGATTGTGTCTTTAGACCTTGGCTCTAATCAACTCACAGGTTCTATCCCGAAAGCCATATCTCAGTTGAAAATGCTTGACAACCTTGTGTTGTCAAACAACGCATTATCAGGTCAGATACCGCAGGAAATTTGCTCTGGGTTTCAGAAAGTACCTTTACCTGATTCTGAGTACGTCCAGCATTATGGCATGCTTGATCTGTCCAATAACGAGTTATATGGACCAATTCCTTCATCGATCAAGCAGTGCATCATTGTGAGGGAACTACTGCTGCAGGGAAACAAACTTAACGGGAGCATTCCTTGTGAGATAGCTGAACTGACAAACTTAACTCTTCTTGATCTCTCTTACAATTTTCTGAAAGAACCAACTGCTCCTTCATTCTTCTCAATGAGAAATATCCAAGGACTGACACTTTCACATAACCAGTTAAGTGGTCAAATCCCTGATGATATTGGATCACTGATGCCGAGTTTAGCAAAAGTCGACTTAGCTGGTAATCAGCTCACAGGTTCACTTCCTTCATCTTTGTTCAATATCAAGAGCTTGACCTACTTAGATGTTAGCACAAACTCTTTCTCTGGACCGATATCTTTCAGTCTTAAGACCACCAGTTCTCTTGTCGTCCTAAATGCCAGTAACAACAATTTTTCTGGAACCTTTGGTGATAGTGTCTGTAATTTAACCACCCTTTCCATCCTAGACATTCACAACAACGCATTTACTGGAAGCTTTCCTTCTCTCCTCTCCAGTCTTGATGCAATGACATACCTAGACTTTTCCAACAACAAGTTCCATGACCCGTTTCCCTGCAGTATTTGTAACATTGAAGGCCTCGCATTTTCCAACTTCAGTGGCAACAGTTTCAGTAGCCAGGTGCCAGAAACTTGTAAACAGACCACACTGTGCACATCTTATCAAGCATCTCCACCTTCAGGGCACAAGTACTCTCCGCCACTTTTAAATCATGCCTCTATATTAGCTATCATACTTAGTGCTTCCTGTATATTTATAGTCCTACTCTTTGCACTTGTACTATGGCGCATGCTGCGACATGAAGCTCTAACTCTTGACTGTGGAAAGGGTACATTAGAGTCAGAGTCCATGGACGTGCTTCTAGGAAAGAGGCGAAAGGAACCACTGAGCATCAATATCGCGACATTTGAGCAATCACTTGTTCGTGTAAACCCTTCAGATATATTGGCAGCAACCGAGAATTTTAGCAAGACTAATATTATCGGTGATGGTGGATTTGGCACAGTTTATAAAGCATTTCTTCCAGAAGGTCAAATTATTGCTGTCAAAAGGCTTAATGGAAATCATTTTCATGGTGATAGGGAGTTCTTGGCTGAAATGGAAACTATCGGGAAAGTTAATCATGAAAATTTGGTTCCTTTACTGGGGTATTGTGTCTGTGCTGATGATAGATTTCTGATATATGAATACATGGAAAATGGAAGTGTTGATGTGTGGTTGAGAAATCAGGCAGATGAAGTTGATTTACTCGATTGGCCAACTCGATTCAAAATCAGCTTAGGATCAGCTAAAGGAATTGCCTTCTTGCATCATGGTTTTGTGCCTCACATCATCCATAGAGACATCAAAGCAAGCAATATCTTATTAGACAGCAAATTCGAGCCAAGGGTATCAGATTTTGGACTAGCTAGAATTATCAGTGCATGTGAAACACATGTTAGCACTATGCTTGCTGGGACACTGGGATACATTCCTCCTGAGTATGGTCAGACAATGGTAGCTAGTACTAGGGGTGATGTCTATAGCTTTGGAGTAGTCATGATGGAATTGGTCACGGGGAGGGCACCAACAGGACAAGCTGACATCGAGGGGGGAAATCTTGTAGGTTGGGTCAGACGGATGGTTGCAACCGGGAGGCAATGTGAAGTACTAGATCCATATGTCTCTAATTCAACAATGTGGAAAGACCAGATGCTGCATGTTCTGAGAATTGCACGTTCTTGCACGCATGAAGATCCATTCAAGCGGCCTACAATGCCTGAGGTTGTGACAATGCTGGAGGAGATCAAGAAAACTGGCGCCTATGATGATTAA